GCGGAACGCCTCGCGCGAGCCTGCGGCGCGGATCGTGGTCCCGAGAGAGCAGAACACGTCCTGTGCCCGGATCCGCTCCGCGAAGTCGCGCAGGCGGGCGAAGTCCACCGTCTCCTGCCGCAGCCTGGGGTGCTCCCGCGGCACGGGGCGGCGGCCGAGCGTGGTGACGCTCCCGTACGCGGGGTCCTCCAGGAGGAGGTCGAGGAGGTGCCCGCCGACCAGGCCGGTGGCCCCCAGGAGCAGGGCGGAGCGTGCTTCCATGTCGCGGGGAGGGTGGAGGGTGGAAAGGGGCGCGGCGTCAGGCGCGCAGCCGCTCGGCCAGGCGTATGGCGTCGAACGGGGCCTGCACCTTGGCGTCGTTGTCGAAGTACACGTACACGTCGCGCTCCGCCGCCGCGGGCGCCGGCTCGGGGGAGGCGCGCGGGGCGTCGGGCGGCTCGCCCCCCGCGCGCCAGGCGCGGATCCGCTCTGCCCACCAGTCGAGCTGCGGATCGGTGTACCCGCTGGCGTACAGGTGCTCGGCCCCGTGCAGCCGCACGTACACGAAGTCGGCGGTCAGGTCCTCCGCGTACGGCCAGCGCTGCGCGGTGTCCGCGAAGACCAGCGCCGCGTTGTGCCGCCGCAGCAGCCCGACGAACTCCGGCGAGAAGAAGGCCGGGTGGCGCATCTCGAAGGCATGCCGCAGCGGCTGCGGGTGGTCCGCCCGCGTCCAGGCGCGCCCCTCCAGCTTGGGCCCGTGGCGCTTCGCCAGCTCGGCGGCCTGCTCCGTGGTCTTGGGGAGGAGCTCCAGGAATCGCTCGAAGCGCTCCTCGTAGAACCCGAACTGTGCCGGGAACTGCCAGAGGATGGGCCCCAGCTTCTCCCCCAGCCGCAGCACCCCCGAGGCGAAGAAGTTGGCGAGCGGCTCCTCGATCTCGCGCAGCTTCTTCATGTGCGTGATGAAGCGCCCGCCCTTTACGGCGAAGACGAAGCGCGGCGGCGTCTCGTCGCGCCACTTCCGGTAGCTGGACGGCTTCTGCAGGGAGTAGAACGAG
This is a stretch of genomic DNA from Longimicrobiaceae bacterium. It encodes these proteins:
- a CDS encoding DUF72 domain-containing protein, which translates into the protein MSETRVGISGWTYPGWRGIFYPEGLAQRRELEYASRRMSSVEINGSFYSLQKPSSYRKWRDETPPRFVFAVKGGRFITHMKKLREIEEPLANFFASGVLRLGEKLGPILWQFPAQFGFYEERFERFLELLPKTTEQAAELAKRHGPKLEGRAWTRADHPQPLRHAFEMRHPAFFSPEFVGLLRRHNAALVFADTAQRWPYAEDLTADFVYVRLHGAEHLYASGYTDPQLDWWAERIRAWRAGGEPPDAPRASPEPAPAAAERDVYVYFDNDAKVQAPFDAIRLAERLRA